The genomic segment TTCCTCGATGGCCGCCCGATCGACCAAGTGATCGGCCGCGACGCGTTCGACGGGGAGACGCCCGGGCTGAAGGCCGGCATCCGCCGTTGGCTGCGGGCGGATGGCAGCAGCCTCGATCTGCGCCTGACCCTGTCCGGAGAGGACGGTGGCGAGACGGTCGCGGTCGTGAACCTCGTCGATGCCGACGATCTCGTCCGGGCCGAGCAGAACCGCGACGCCCTGACGGCGGCGGGGCTCGGCGAATGGCGCTGGGATCTCGTCACCGGACAGATGGTGTTTTCCCGCCGCGCGGCGCAGATCCTCGGCTACGCGCCGGGGCGCTCCGTCACCTGGGAGGGGATGCGCGGCCAGGTCGATCCGGAGGACGCCGAGCGGATTCAGACCGCGGTCGCCGCCGCCATCGCCGAGCGGCGCCCCTACGCGTTCCAGACCCGTTTCCGGCGCGCCACCGACGGTGCCGAGATCTGGATCGGCGCCCGCGGCGAGGCGCTTCTCGCCGCCGACGGTGCGCCCATCGGCATCGTCGGCGTGGTGCAGGACGTCACCACCCGGGTCGAGGCTCGGGAGGCCCTGGCCGAGCGCGAGGAGCGCCTGCGGGTCGCCACCACGGTCGCCGACCTCGGCATCTTCGAGTGGCATGTCCTCGACGACCGGGCGACCTGGGAGAACGAGCGGATGTTCGCGATCTTCGGCCGCCGGCCGGACGAGGGCAGCATCGGCAAGTCCGCCTTCCTCAAGGAAATCCTGCATCCCGAGGATCGCCCCGTCTTTCGGCAGGCGATCCTGCGGGCGCTGCGCGACGACACGATCCTGCACGCCACCGGCCGCATCCGCCGCCACGACGACGGCCTTTGGCGCACCATCGACATGGCCGGCCGGTTCGAGCGGACCCGGCCGGGTGGGCTGCCGCGGCGCCTGATCGGCGTCGTCGCGGACGTGACCGACCGCCACCTCTCGGAAGAACGCCGCAGCCTCCTGATCCGCGAGCTGCACCACCGGGTGAAGAACACGCTCGCCACGGTCCAGGCCATCGTCGGCTCGACCGCGCGCACTGCCACCAGCATCGACAGCTTCCACGAGGCCTTCGTCGGCCGCATCAAGTCGCTCGCCCACACCCACAGCGTGCTCACCGAGGCGACGTGGCAGACGGCGAGCCTGCGCGATCTGCTCGCCTCCGAACTGATGCCCTATGCCGAGAGCGAGACCGAGACCTCGCCGGACCTGCGCATCGTCCTCGACGGCCCGGCAGTGGACCTGCCCTCCGAGATCGCCGTGCCGATCGGCATGGCGATCCACGAATTGACCACCAACGCCGCCAAGTACGGTGCCCTCTCGACGGGGCGCGGCCGGATCACGATCACTTGGAGCGTCGAGGCCGGCGTGCTGCACCTCGATTGGCGCGAGAGCGGCGGCCCCCGCGTCACCCCGCCGACCCGCCAGGGCTTCGGCTCACGCCTGCTGCAACGGGTGCTGACCGCGCAGGTTCAGGCGCAGATCACCACCGATTACGCGCCCGAGGGGTTCCACCTGACGCTCGCCGCGCCCCTGCCCGCACGAAACCCGGCGCTCAACCCCCTGGCGTGAAGGGGCCGGCGTGCCACCGGGCGCCGGTGGCGTTGCGCGCGTCTTGAGGTCGGCCGGGACGCGCAGCCCTCAGGCCGCGCCGCGCGCCTCTTCGCCCCCGGCATTGACGAAGGTCTTCAGCTCGTCGAGCGAGGCGAAGGTGAAGCGGCCGCGCGGCGTGTCCGCCTCGATCGAGCCGTCGGAGAACATCACGTAGGTGTTGGCGCCCGACGCGTAGGAGCCGACCGCGTGCCGCTCCTCCGGGGCACCCGCCGCCGGCTCGGGCTCCTGAGCCCTCGTTTCCCCAGCCGCGATTTCCTGCGGCGCAGGCGTCACGGCCTCCGGCTCGGGCGGCGTTTCGGCGGCCGGTGCGGGCGCCGGATCGTCGAGGAAGGAGCGCAGGCCGATCGGTTCGGCCGCGGGCGTCGGCGCCGCGATCCGCGCCTCGTCCCGCTCCTCGGCGACCGGGTTCGGGAGCGTCACCGGCTCGGGTTCGGGAAAGGACGTCGCCCGCTCGGGTTCGTGCGCCGGCTCGGGCATGCGGAACAGGTCGTCATCGCTCGCACGCGGCGGCGCGGCCTCCGGCAGCAGGTCGGGCAGCAGCGGCTCCGCGGCGCTCGGCTGCGGTTCGGCCGGGGGCGCCGGATCCTCGAAAATCGGCTCGGCACCGCGTGCGCCCGGCCGCAGCGCGCCGATCGACAGCCCCGCGAGGCCGGCCGCACCCGCGCCTACCAGACCCATGCCGGCGAGCGAGGGCCGCTCGGGCGGTGAAACCTCGGGAGCGGTG from the Methylorubrum extorquens genome contains:
- a CDS encoding protein of unknown function; putative exported protein (Evidence 5 : Unknown function), with product MVVALLALSSVMILGGVAAVVQGFPYVRLESGLAMVIGGSTAASAGVVLLGLTAIVYRLRRLHTAVESLREASPQPSIPAAVPAGVVPWEASAPEAPAFTAPEVSPPERPSLAGMGLVGAGAAGLAGLSIGALRPGARGAEPIFEDPAPPAEPQPSAAEPLLPDLLPEAAPPRASDDDLFRMPEPAHEPERATSFPEPEPVTLPNPVAEERDEARIAAPTPAAEPIGLRSFLDDPAPAPAAETPPEPEAVTPAPQEIAAGETRAQEPEPAAGAPEERHAVGSYASGANTYVMFSDGSIEADTPRGRFTFASLDELKTFVNAGGEEARGAA
- a CDS encoding putative histidine kinase of the HWE family (Evidence 3 : Putative function from multiple computational evidences; Product type e : enzyme) is translated as MYDSADKGSRPADLSPALYRAAFDRAPVGLAVFSPDGRTIRTANPCLYRWLGYPSGFLDGRPIDQVIGRDAFDGETPGLKAGIRRWLRADGSSLDLRLTLSGEDGGETVAVVNLVDADDLVRAEQNRDALTAAGLGEWRWDLVTGQMVFSRRAAQILGYAPGRSVTWEGMRGQVDPEDAERIQTAVAAAIAERRPYAFQTRFRRATDGAEIWIGARGEALLAADGAPIGIVGVVQDVTTRVEAREALAEREERLRVATTVADLGIFEWHVLDDRATWENERMFAIFGRRPDEGSIGKSAFLKEILHPEDRPVFRQAILRALRDDTILHATGRIRRHDDGLWRTIDMAGRFERTRPGGLPRRLIGVVADVTDRHLSEERRSLLIRELHHRVKNTLATVQAIVGSTARTATSIDSFHEAFVGRIKSLAHTHSVLTEATWQTASLRDLLASELMPYAESETETSPDLRIVLDGPAVDLPSEIAVPIGMAIHELTTNAAKYGALSTGRGRITITWSVEAGVLHLDWRESGGPRVTPPTRQGFGSRLLQRVLTAQVQAQITTDYAPEGFHLTLAAPLPARNPALNPLA